The Sphaerospermopsis torques-reginae ITEP-024 genome has a window encoding:
- a CDS encoding ABC transporter permease, with product MKPQEPDVPLNGWAEPRYNRPKGIFFGIQELFTKTLVITELEVRKLRHDPSDLIIRAVQPALWLIIFGQVFTRTRAIPTGDIPYLDFMTPGILAQSALFIAIFTGGMTLIWERDLGVVHKFLAAPIPRAAIVLGKGVASGVRCFSQVVFIYLLALFLGVHLNHNPIAFLQVVLIVFLGAGCFCTFSLIIGCLVKSRERFTGIGQLITMPLFFASNAIYPISLMPGWLKVISHINPLTYEVDALRGAMLANGSSIYGFGLDCTILLLTLIGLIYICGRLYPRVAM from the coding sequence GTACCTCTCAACGGTTGGGCTGAACCCAGATATAATCGCCCTAAAGGGATTTTTTTTGGCATCCAAGAACTATTTACTAAAACCCTGGTAATTACTGAGTTAGAGGTAAGAAAACTCCGCCATGATCCCAGTGATTTAATTATCAGGGCTGTACAACCAGCTTTATGGCTGATCATTTTTGGGCAAGTGTTTACTCGGACTCGTGCTATTCCTACAGGTGATATACCTTACTTGGATTTCATGACTCCTGGTATTCTGGCTCAAAGTGCGCTGTTTATCGCCATTTTTACCGGGGGGATGACGTTAATCTGGGAACGTGATTTAGGGGTTGTCCACAAGTTCCTAGCTGCACCTATCCCCCGCGCAGCAATAGTTTTAGGTAAAGGTGTGGCTTCTGGTGTGCGTTGCTTTTCCCAAGTAGTGTTTATTTACCTTTTAGCTTTGTTTTTAGGCGTACACCTCAATCACAATCCTATAGCTTTTTTACAAGTAGTTTTGATTGTGTTTTTAGGTGCTGGGTGTTTTTGCACATTTTCGTTAATTATCGGCTGTTTAGTGAAATCACGGGAAAGATTTACGGGAATAGGACAATTAATTACAATGCCGTTATTTTTTGCCAGCAACGCGATCTATCCTATTTCATTGATGCCAGGTTGGTTAAAGGTCATTTCTCACATTAATCCTTTGACTTATGAAGTGGATGCTTTACGCGGTGCGATGCTGGCTAATGGCTCAAGTATTTATGGGTTCGGGTTAGATTGTACAATTCTCTTGCTAACATTAATAGGTTTAATCTACATCTGTGGACGACTTTAT